In Benincasa hispida cultivar B227 chromosome 8, ASM972705v1, whole genome shotgun sequence, the sequence CTACAAGAGCTGTTACTGCCCCGGCCTCTATCATCCGAACGCAGTTATCGGTATGGGTTGAGAGATTAAACAAAGCTGTTACAGCATCTTTCTTTCCTCTTGGGGTACCATCTCTCAATAGCCCTGCCAAGGCTTCAACTGCACCATCCTCCTCTGCTATTCTCTTCTTGTAGTCATGAACTGCAGAGAGGCTAAATAACGTAGCTGCAGCGTTTTCCCGTGCTTCTGTACTATGTCCAAACCTCAATACTTTGGTTATCGCTCCTAAACACCCTATCTCACTCATAATCAAGCTTTTGTTCTTGTCATATATTGAGAGGTTAAGCATAGCAGTCACAGAATTCTCCTGTGCAACTGGGTTTTGAGAAGCCAGTAGAGTTTGTAGATGGGGGATGGCACCGGCTTCTGCAATGAAAGCCCGGTTTTCTTTCCCTGTTTTTGCCAACAAACGAATTTCACGTGCTGCAATTGTCTTTGCATCTTGCGATCCAATGGATAACTGTTGGATAAGGATCATAGCTGTTGCTCTGTTGGCTTCTAGTGCAGCCCGTGTGGGAGAAGCCATTGCATAACTTTCTGCAGATGCATCCATCCCTTCTGGTGGATCATAAGGAACTCCATGGGCAATGCACCACTGCACGATCAAATTCCTTAACGCGCGGTTGGGAGCCAGGCGAGTATGAATGAGCACTTGCCCCGTTTTCGGACAATTGTTGTGCCCTTCTTCCATCCATCTAGTAATCGAACTGCGGTCGTAAGTCTGACCTGTGGAAATGGTCACTGGATCTTTCATTAAATCCAGTGATATTGGGCAGCAAAAGTCCCTCGGAACGGTTAAAAATGTCTCGGCAATCTCCTGAGAAATCAAGTTCTTCTTCAGCTTCTTCTGATTTGATGCACCTGAATCAACTTCATCTTCCTCAAATCCAAAGAGGAAAAACCTACTGTATCTAGTAAAAGCAACGAAACCGTTTAACACTGCTACCGTGGGCTCGATATCCCCCTCATGATTGACAATCTGCTCCTCCAAGAACTCAATTTCAGCTCTACAACTCTTCGCATTCCGAATCTTCAACTTATCCACAAAAAACTCCCTCATTTCCCTCGGATTGGGAAGCCTCCCGTTCTCAAACTCGTCGAGAAACGATAGGAAACGAGTCCTCAACACCTCTTCACGTTCATCAACAAACATTCTAGTTCTTCTCAACTGCTTCTGCAAAAGCTCAAGCTGCTCTCTAACATCCACCCCCAATTCAACTTCCTCAAGAGGGAAAACATCAAAAAATGTCAACAACTCTAAATTCAAATCATTGAAATGCCCCGAAATCGAGTGGTTCTGAAGCAACAGCCACAACTTACTCGATTCAGAGCAATAATCAAGAAGTATCTTAGACCGATACAACAACAAATAAAGCTCCTTCAAACAGAGCAACGCCGTATGAGGCAAATTCGCATCCGTTTCCTTCAAGAACTCCAAAAAGACTAAACAAACCTCCAATTTCCTTATCAGAGATCGCGAATTCCTCCGCTGGAAGAAGAAGGATTTCTCTGAAAATCGAGAAACTAGCCCCGTCGCCACTATCGCCAAGGTTTGAACTAAAGCCACATCGGAGAGGTCAACGGGGGCCAAAAAGGCCTCCAACGACGGCGATCTCCTTCTTCGTAAAGACGAGAAAATCGCAGCGGCGGCCataaacaaaataattccaCCAACCCCCAAAAGTTCTAGGGTTCCTGTAATTCAACAAAACACAGAAAAATGGACGATACAAGAGGAAAATCCAAAAGGGTCTACGCCCCTTTCCTCCTTAGTCAAAGATCTCTTCGGTCTTACAACCGACTGGCGAAATCGCAAGTAAAGAActgaaaactcaaaaaaaaaatggaagaataaAGAAATCCCAGATGAAAATCAGAGTCGAAGGAGACGAAAAACTGTTGATTGTAGAAAGGGTCGTGAAGGTAAGCAAGTTTTTGGAATGGTAAACTGTTGAAAAGCACAAGAAGATAGAATTGGAAAAGGAAGGGTTTTTAAAAacgaagatgaaaagaagagaaatggggATTCCGCGTTGGATGAAAGGAAGTGAGAAATGAGAAATTGTTAGAGTATGTATGAATTAGCAATGGCAGCCATCGTAGGAAAACTTTGGAAAGTGACGTTCCAAAGTTTTGacgataaaaaagaaaaaattatcagAGATTCCTGTCCATTCCCTTTCTTccttttccacctttcttctacTCTTTACCCTTTCCCCTTCATTTCCTCTCTCCCTTGTTTTATGTTCTCAATTAACattaacaattttctttttagatttttttttctttttcaattataAACACAATATCCTTTCAAAACTACTTATTGGAATAGAAgttttttatgattataaacATAAAGTGAGACTTAAAAGTAAAACTGTGGGATAATCTACGTTTTCTTTTTAAGTCACGTTTTCTTTTTAAGTCACTACTACTGTGTCACGTCGTTTTATGTCTCAAATTCTatccaaaaattgaaaactttttcTCTTAatgtatttttgaaatatttgtgATAGTTGATGGGAACTTAACAACATTTTCGAAATAAAGAACAGAGTCTGAGGAcaagttttataatttaacacTTTTTATGGActtgtaaaaactaaaatagGATATGAGTAGACTTTTGAGGTCAAAGTAAgcataatttaataataattgacATGTATTATTTCTCTTAAGGTTGAAAGTTGAAATCTATATTTGTTTTTAGGGGTGAAAGGGTTCGGCCAAATCGAACCgaacaaaaaattttaaaagtctcTATGTGAAACCGATTTAAACCGAACGTGGTTCTGTTCGGTTTGATTTTAATTCgattttgttgtttaaaaaaaagactaaaatcatatatatatatataaactaaaagtCATTCagttcagtttcaaattcggtttttgaaattgaaaccgAACTGAATTGAATTGATTCggtttcaaaaaaaatttaaaccaaacCAAACTGTATTTTTCGATTTTTGTGAGTTTTCAGTTTGGTTTTGAGAAACAATGCGGTTTTTGCAGCTTAAATGGTCACTCCTATTTATTCTACTAAAAAAAGTCGATTTTCAGTTGAGTTGTTGATATTGGTAAATTAACTTACACTACTTAAGTTCatataaaaagatattttattaacATCGATTCAATTCtcctttaaaaaaacaaaagtgagCATTCTTTTTCCtacattttaaaaactacttgatgttccaaacaaaataaaatattatgaaaaatgaacaaaaaaattttctcatcttatattttagatctCACCTACTCTTTCTTATCTTCTTGTGggaaaaaaacacacacatgaaagaaaatagggaaaattgttaattaaaaatatattattagaagtgtttaaaaaaaaaaggtagttGTAATCTAATGGTAATTAATTGATTGTATTTGTATGTAGTGGAATTTGAGGAAGAGTTGACTAGAAAAAAGATTTGTGGGGCCCAAGAGTTAGTGTGGTTGAGCTGGCAATTGAAAATAGCATAAAAACGCGATTCTCTATACTTGACGCTCTCCTACCAATTGAGTTGACCTCAaacattttaatcattttaatttaaacttattaacccattttcaaatttattgtttttttcttcttcttcctttttctttgaaaaacaaaacaaatttgtATGGTTTTCGAATATGCTCTTGCTTTATATACTCTACTCTCTATTTACGACTATGCCTTTTCTATATTCTTTTTGGttgttttatatttcttttcttcttcttttttttttaagatgtaAACGAAGAAATTACGTGAAATCGAGCATAGTCCAATTGATATTCGAGTGTGCTAAAATTATGAGGTTTGTGGTTTAAATTTCACTATTCTAATTgtactaaaatatatatatatgttaaagcGAGCATAGTTCAAATGACATATcttattaattcaaaaatttatgttcaaaattttttatcttttataattaaaaaaaaaatctagaaatgATTATGTTAAGAATCTTTGAATTTTAGAGTGTTGGATGAATTTATAGACTCATGTCACTTTTTTGGTATTTCTAGACACGTTGGACTTCAATGTTTTAAATTCTAGAAATTTAGTGAAAAAATGTATGCTATGTTCAATGttcttgaatttaaaaaaaaataatgagaaaaagattgaattatttttcccttgattttagttatttttaaacatatttgtggtcttattatacaaattaaaatattcGTTTACAATAGATTAGACTCCTCTTTGATGGTCGATAGGATGATAATTCTCACTAccatgattttcaaaattttgaggtatatattccatcaaattcatggtttcaacaaattttggaatatgtccAAGATAAACTTTTTCTCTCTGGTGAATTAACTATATCTGGTTTGACAATGTGTCGGATTGGTTCTGCCAATTCGAATCTTATTGGGATTGTTGaagataaagatattttgtgGTTGATGTCATTTTTATCAGAGTCCCCCAAATTGATTTATGTGTAGTGATTGGTCATGTCTCATCTGTTGCCTCGAACACTATAAGTATTTGAATAATGAATTAACAGACATTGATCATTCTTCCCAACCTCTTGAGAGCAACACTGAAATCGTTGATTTCCAAGATTTTGAATCCTTTCAATCTTGTATTTCCATTAGAGTAGGTTTACTTTTTAGGAGCAAGTTTGTATTGAAGAAAATAGTTTATTTCTTGTACATGTGGATTAGACATTTTGTCAGAATGCATTGTTTAGTGTGTGATAGTTGTCTAGATATAGTGCATTTATTGTTTCAAACGGTTTTGAAACTCTCACACATTTAGAATTTCATGTGGGGTAAGTTTTGACAATTGTTAatcattattttctaattttataaaccgatttgctatttttacaattttaaaaagtttttactatttatccaaatgaaaacttaaattttgctatttatcTAGTCCATCTTTATTAAAATTCACTTGTATAATCTGTGAAAAGGGAGTATTAtgtagtcttttttttttaaaaaaaaaaaaattaaattaaattaaattaaataaaaatccaGAAATAAGGCATTTTAACTTTAACCTatgatgtttttttaattattaaatatgttaaattacgaGTGTAATCTCTGAACGTTTAGGTTTTTgtctatttagtttttaaattttttaaaacatataataagTACATGAATTTCAATATTGTGTCAAATGGgtatatgaattttaaaaatgactagtaaatttttataatttcaattttgtatcaacTAAGTCTATGAATATAAAAATATCTAtaaattcttaaactttcaatttatatCAGCAAAGTCTTTAAACTATaacattatctaataaattcttaaactttcaattttgtatccaTTAAGCTCATAAACATAAGTGGACGTTTGGGACAATAACTATCCTAacactataataaccacctcttacaataaatactatttcaaaatcctAGATTAGCTACgatcaacactatttcaaaatcccAATTTACTaccatttttactattttaattcatcattttttattatttgttatagtgtttactatttccttttcaaattaaaatagtttacacctcaaacacatactattataacccaaactaaaataatcaacaactcaaacacaaactattataacctaactataataacctatGACTGTAATAACCAATTCCTTGCCTCAAACGTCTCAAATGTCTAATAATTtcctaaaattttcaaatt encodes:
- the LOC120083072 gene encoding U-box domain-containing protein 17, translated to MAAAAIFSSLRRRRSPSLEAFLAPVDLSDVALVQTLAIVATGLVSRFSEKSFFFQRRNSRSLIRKLEVCLVFLEFLKETDANLPHTALLCLKELYLLLYRSKILLDYCSESSKLWLLLQNHSISGHFNDLNLELLTFFDVFPLEEVELGVDVREQLELLQKQLRRTRMFVDEREEVLRTRFLSFLDEFENGRLPNPREMREFFVDKLKIRNAKSCRAEIEFLEEQIVNHEGDIEPTVAVLNGFVAFTRYSRFFLFGFEEDEVDSGASNQKKLKKNLISQEIAETFLTVPRDFCCPISLDLMKDPVTISTGQTYDRSSITRWMEEGHNNCPKTGQVLIHTRLAPNRALRNLIVQWCIAHGVPYDPPEGMDASAESYAMASPTRAALEANRATAMILIQQLSIGSQDAKTIAAREIRLLAKTGKENRAFIAEAGAIPHLQTLLASQNPVAQENSVTAMLNLSIYDKNKSLIMSEIGCLGAITKVLRFGHSTEARENAAATLFSLSAVHDYKKRIAEEDGAVEALAGLLRDGTPRGKKDAVTALFNLSTHTDNCVRMIEAGAVTALVGALGNEGVAEEAAGALALIVRQPVGAEAVTKEERAVGGLIAMMRCGTPRGKENAVAALLELCRSGGAATTEQVFKAPALAGLLQTLLFTGTKRARRKAASLARVFQRCEHVTMHYGGLGVGYAYASNSAPSRDSSFASEVSVPISISVPVV